TAGAGTGATATTTTCAGCAATGGTAAACCTTGACACAAGAAACGAAGACCTTGACGCACTATCAGTAATTGAAGAACTCAAGAGGATGGGTAAGCTCGATTCTGCGGGCGGTGTAGAATACATACTTAGAATTACCGAAAGCATTGCATCTTCTGCGAGTGCAAAAAGGTATGCAAGAATTATATATGAAAAATACGTACTAAGAGAGCTAATAAATATTGCAAAAGAATTACTCGATAATTGTTTTAACCCATCATCAGAACCCTATGCAATACTTGCAAATGCTTCAAAGGATATTCTTGACACATCGGAATCTTTTTCGAAGAAAAGGGTAGTTTCAGTAGAAGAAGAAATTAATAACGTACTTGAACAGTTAGGCTCGAGAAGGGGCGGAGACAAGAAGAATCTTCCGGGTGTGACGACAGGATACAAACTTCTCGACGATTTAACACTTGGTTTTCAAAAGTCAGAGCTTATTATAATTGCGGGAAGACCATCGCATGGAAAAACTGCATTGGCGCTGAACATAACGAGAAATGCGGCTCAGAGGGGTTATAAGGTTGCTTTTTTCTCTCTCGAAATGACTAAGATGGAAATTATCTCAAGGCTTATATCGGTTGAATCGAGAGTTGACGGACAGAAATTAAAAAGCGGAAGAACTTCAAACGAAGAGTGGGCAAGGGTTGTAAATTCTCTGGATAAGCTTAAAGTAAAAATGTACATCGATGATACCAGCGAGATGAATGTACTTGAGCTGAGGGCAAAAGCAAGACGCTTAAAGCATGAGCATCAAATAGACATGGTCGTAGTTGACTACCTGCAGTTGTTAAAAGGAGAAGGACAGTATGAAAGACGAGACCTTGAGGTAGCTCACGTATCAAGAAGTCTGAAGGCACTTGCAAAAGAGCTTGATATACCGGTTGTTGCAGCTGCTCAGCTAAACAGGGGGATAGAACAGAAGAAGGAAAAAAGACCTCAACTTTCGGACCTGAGAGAATCCGGTGCAATAGAACAGGATGCTGACGTAGTTATATTTATTCACAGGGAATTCTTAGTTTCACCTCCACCAAAAGATGACATGGCTAAATATGAAGAAGTAAAAAGAAGAGCAGATATAGTGATAGGAAAACAAAGGAACGGTCCTCCCGGAGACTTCAGACTTGTATTTCTCGAGGAGATAACGAGGTTCGAGGATTTGACAAAAGAACCGATTATTGGTAGTCCTTCACAGTATCAAAGGGATGCATCCGAATTCTAAGAAAGAAAACTTTTACAGTGTGATTCTGTGCGGCAACCACTCCTTCATTATCTTAGCGTTATAATTTTTATAAAATCTAATTGCATTTTTGTTCCAGTCAAGGACTGTAAATTCGAGTCTTCCGCATTTTTTACTTTTTGCAATTCTTAATAATTTATCAAATAGCATTTTACCGATTCCTTCATACCTGTATTTTTCGCTTACAAAAATATCTTCAAGGTATAAAGTTGGTTTAGCAAGAAAAGTAGAATAAGTGAAGAAATAAAAAGCATAACCAACAATCTCATTCTTTTCAACTGCAACTAGAATATTGAATAACGGCTTTGCTTTGAAGGCATCAGAGATTAAACGTTTTTGTGCCTGTTTTTCCGGTGGAGTAAGTTTCTCAAATTCGGCGAGTTCGGTTATAAGTTTTATTATGTATCTCGAATCTGATTTTTGGGCTTTACGGATATACAGATTATTATTGCGCATGTTCATTTAAGTTTAATTTGTTTGTTTGTAAATTAGTAAAATTTCAAGAATATGATAAGTATAAAAGAATTCATTATAAAGACTTTTTATTTTTGCGTGATAATAACAGCATCCGTCTTTGTTTTAAGTTCGAATTCCGTTGCGGATGACGATTATGAGATAAAAGAAGTGAAGAAGAAACTGAATAGTTTTGACGCCTCATTGGGAAATTCAGATATTTCGGAAATAATAGCAGTAGTAGGAAAATCATTTCTTGGTGTAGAATATACTGCAGGGACGCTTGACAAAGATGTAAACAATGAAAAACTTGTTATTAAGATTTCAGGGCTTGACTGTGTAACATTTGTAGAAAATGTGCTTGCCATATCAAACATTATCAAGAAAGGAACAATAAACTTTGAAAGTTATAAAAACGAACTCCAAAAGATAAGATACAGAAACGGCGAGATAAATGGTTACCCTTCAAGACTTCATTATTTTACTGACTGGATTTTCGATAATCAGGAAAAGGGACTTGTAAAGGATATTACGGAAGAAATCGGAGGTGAGCCTTACGATAAGGAAATTGACTTCATGACAACACATACAGATGCTTATAAGCAACTAAAAGGGAATGGCGATTATATAAACGAGATGCAATTAATAGAAGAAAACATGAATAAAAGAAACCTTTATTATATTAAGAAGGGTGAGGTTGATAAGTATTATGATAAGTTTCAGACAGGTGATATAGTTGCAACGACAACGAACATCGAAGGGCTTGATGTTACTCATACAGGTTTTATATTCAAAGAAGACGGAAAGACAAAGTTTATGCATGCTTCAATAACAAAGGGTGAAATAGTTATTTCAAACGAAGAACTGAAAGAATATCTTAAAATCAATAAGAAGCAAACAGGGATAATCGTCGTCAGACCGATATAAATAATGCATTACCCCGAATATATTCTTTTGTGTATCCTGTTTTATTTGATAGGTTCTGTTCCGACAGCATATCTGGTACTTAAATTCAGCCACGGAAAAAACATAATTAAAGAGGGGTCGGGAAATGTTGGAGCGCTTAATTCATACGAAGTAACAAATTCAAAATTAACAGGCGGAATAGTTTTAGCCGTTGATTTTTTAAAGGGATTTATACCGGCATTTATCTTTCTATCAGTTGCAGGTTACAGTTTAGAAACAATTCTAATTCCGATAGCACTCATTATTATCGGACATAATTTTTCTGTTTGGATTAAGTTTAAAGGTGGAAGGGGGCTTGCAACAGCAGCAGGAATATGTGCTGCGGTTGAACCATGGGCACTACTAATTTGGTGTGTTCTTTTTATGATTTCTTACGGTGTAAAACGGAATATACATATTGGAAATATTGCAGCTACGCTTTTATTACCCGTCGCATATTATATTTTGAATCCTCTAATAAATAAAGCGGTTTCTGATACAAATATTATGATAACCTTAATTATTGTGTTATCGCTTATAATACTACTTAAGCACATAAGACCGTTTCTTGCGATTATTAAATCATCAAAATCTCAAAAAAGCAAATGAATTAATATCACTTATTTTTGGTTTATTTATTTTAAATCAAATCAAATTAATTAAATTTTAAACTTATAATGAGTAAGAATCCAAGACTAAAGACAACAGATGAACTTAATGTAATGGCACGACAAATAAGACGTGATATTATAAACATGCTTTTAATATCAAAATCAGGACATTCAGGCGGGCCGCTTGGAATGACGGATATATTCACAGCCCTGTATTTCAACTTGTTAAACATAGACAATGAAAATCCTTATTTTGAAGGAAGAGATTATGTTTACCTATCAATAGGGCATATAGCCCCAGTTTGGTATGCAGCACTTGCACGCAGAGGTTATTATCCT
Above is a genomic segment from Ignavibacteria bacterium containing:
- the dnaB gene encoding replicative DNA helicase — encoded protein: MTRKKIIQDKKKLERTAEDSMVEVFEGKLPPNATELEIQVLGAIMLDSMVFADIASILKSEYLYKTAHRVIFSAMVNLDTRNEDLDALSVIEELKRMGKLDSAGGVEYILRITESIASSASAKRYARIIYEKYVLRELINIAKELLDNCFNPSSEPYAILANASKDILDTSESFSKKRVVSVEEEINNVLEQLGSRRGGDKKNLPGVTTGYKLLDDLTLGFQKSELIIIAGRPSHGKTALALNITRNAAQRGYKVAFFSLEMTKMEIISRLISVESRVDGQKLKSGRTSNEEWARVVNSLDKLKVKMYIDDTSEMNVLELRAKARRLKHEHQIDMVVVDYLQLLKGEGQYERRDLEVAHVSRSLKALAKELDIPVVAAAQLNRGIEQKKEKRPQLSDLRESGAIEQDADVVIFIHREFLVSPPPKDDMAKYEEVKRRADIVIGKQRNGPPGDFRLVFLEEITRFEDLTKEPIIGSPSQYQRDASEF
- a CDS encoding GNAT family N-acetyltransferase, whose amino-acid sequence is MRNNNLYIRKAQKSDSRYIIKLITELAEFEKLTPPEKQAQKRLISDAFKAKPLFNILVAVEKNEIVGYAFYFFTYSTFLAKPTLYLEDIFVSEKYRYEGIGKMLFDKLLRIAKSKKCGRLEFTVLDWNKNAIRFYKNYNAKIMKEWLPHRITL
- a CDS encoding N-acetylmuramoyl-L-alanine amidase-like domain-containing protein, which gives rise to MISIKEFIIKTFYFCVIITASVFVLSSNSVADDDYEIKEVKKKLNSFDASLGNSDISEIIAVVGKSFLGVEYTAGTLDKDVNNEKLVIKISGLDCVTFVENVLAISNIIKKGTINFESYKNELQKIRYRNGEINGYPSRLHYFTDWIFDNQEKGLVKDITEEIGGEPYDKEIDFMTTHTDAYKQLKGNGDYINEMQLIEENMNKRNLYYIKKGEVDKYYDKFQTGDIVATTTNIEGLDVTHTGFIFKEDGKTKFMHASITKGEIVISNEELKEYLKINKKQTGIIVVRPI
- a CDS encoding glycerol-3-phosphate acyltransferase, whose protein sequence is MHYPEYILLCILFYLIGSVPTAYLVLKFSHGKNIIKEGSGNVGALNSYEVTNSKLTGGIVLAVDFLKGFIPAFIFLSVAGYSLETILIPIALIIIGHNFSVWIKFKGGRGLATAAGICAAVEPWALLIWCVLFMISYGVKRNIHIGNIAATLLLPVAYYILNPLINKAVSDTNIMITLIIVLSLIILLKHIRPFLAIIKSSKSQKSK